Proteins encoded by one window of Azospirillum thiophilum:
- a CDS encoding sensor histidine kinase produces MAPTLPDQPTWALDVLGALDAGILLLDRHCRVLYWNGWMEQASTLPARELLGHDLFDALPNLRESRLHSAVRDTLATGAPGVLSHTLNPMLFPLRLPDGRRMVHNVLIRPLPSQPHSHGGDARCLIQVTDVTASVNRERVLREQRDARYRAIVDTAPDAIVTTDTRGMVQWMNGTATRQFDYRPDELIGHSVRVLLGDDAPDWIAMAEGSGPGSPCGLDIAARPVELSGRRRDGSAIDLELSMARWESEGRSFITGILRDITERRRAREELRASALAMRQLAEQTKATLDALPAFIAVLDRSGHIVSVNRAWAEAGPEPSFLGQGCIVGDDYLRHCGRGETVDPRADTVMDGLRTLLRDGGPPVSAEYVTNSQRWFRCLAAPMPAGPFGGTVLMHIDVTEIKSMEAALRKLVGQKSTLLREVNHRVKNSLQLVSSLLTLQTLSLPDERVRVHFQDARSRIEAIARVHNRLYQADQFQTIEFGTYLNELCEDLARASGGGDMCDIAVRSEVVDLPIDHAAPLGLIANELITNAVKHRGDAPAKVTVTFRRERDRLALTVADRGPGLPSNFDIRKSRSLGMRLISSLAGQIRASVDIDTTPKGTVFRIELPVPDAVPLLESSAAEEFGG; encoded by the coding sequence ATGGCTCCCACATTGCCTGATCAACCCACGTGGGCCCTGGATGTCCTGGGGGCGCTGGATGCCGGCATCCTGCTGCTGGACCGCCATTGCCGGGTGCTCTACTGGAACGGCTGGATGGAGCAGGCCTCCACACTGCCGGCCCGCGAGCTGCTGGGGCACGATCTGTTCGACGCGCTGCCGAACCTGCGCGAATCGCGGCTGCACAGCGCGGTGCGCGACACGCTGGCCACCGGGGCGCCCGGCGTCCTGTCGCATACGCTGAACCCGATGCTGTTCCCGCTGCGCCTGCCCGACGGCCGGCGGATGGTCCACAATGTGCTGATCCGCCCGCTGCCGTCGCAGCCGCACTCCCATGGCGGCGACGCACGCTGCCTGATCCAGGTGACCGACGTCACCGCGTCGGTGAACCGCGAGCGCGTTCTGCGCGAACAGCGCGACGCACGCTACCGTGCCATCGTCGACACCGCTCCCGACGCCATCGTCACCACCGACACCCGCGGCATGGTGCAGTGGATGAACGGCACCGCCACCCGCCAGTTCGACTACCGGCCCGACGAGCTGATCGGCCACAGCGTGCGCGTCCTGCTGGGCGACGATGCGCCGGACTGGATCGCCATGGCCGAAGGCAGCGGCCCGGGCAGCCCCTGCGGCCTGGATATCGCCGCCCGTCCGGTGGAGCTGTCCGGACGGCGGCGCGACGGCAGCGCCATCGACCTGGAATTGTCGATGGCGCGCTGGGAATCGGAAGGGCGCAGCTTCATCACCGGCATCCTGCGCGACATCACCGAGCGCCGCCGCGCCCGCGAGGAACTGCGGGCCAGCGCGCTCGCCATGCGGCAGCTGGCCGAACAGACCAAGGCGACGCTCGACGCGCTGCCGGCCTTCATCGCCGTGCTCGACCGCTCCGGCCACATCGTCTCGGTCAACCGCGCCTGGGCGGAAGCCGGGCCGGAACCCAGCTTCCTCGGCCAGGGCTGCATCGTCGGCGACGACTATCTCCGGCATTGCGGACGGGGCGAGACCGTCGATCCGCGCGCCGACACCGTGATGGACGGCCTGCGCACATTGCTGAGGGATGGCGGCCCGCCGGTGTCGGCGGAGTATGTCACCAACAGCCAGCGCTGGTTCCGCTGCCTCGCCGCCCCGATGCCGGCGGGCCCCTTCGGCGGCACGGTGCTGATGCACATCGACGTGACCGAGATCAAGTCGATGGAGGCGGCGCTGCGCAAGCTGGTCGGCCAGAAATCGACCCTGCTGCGCGAGGTCAACCATCGCGTCAAGAACAGCCTGCAACTGGTGTCCAGCCTGCTGACGCTGCAGACCCTCAGCCTGCCGGACGAGCGGGTGCGGGTGCATTTCCAGGACGCCCGCAGCCGGATCGAGGCGATCGCCCGCGTCCACAACCGGCTCTACCAGGCCGACCAGTTCCAGACCATCGAGTTCGGCACCTACCTGAACGAGCTGTGCGAGGATCTTGCCCGCGCGTCGGGCGGCGGCGACATGTGCGACATCGCCGTGCGGTCCGAGGTGGTCGACCTGCCGATCGACCATGCCGCCCCGCTGGGCCTGATCGCCAACGAGCTGATCACCAACGCGGTGAAGCACCGCGGCGACGCGCCGGCCAAGGTGACGGTGACCTTCCGGCGCGAGAGGGACCGGCTGGCCCTGACCGTCGCCGACCGCGGCCCCGGCCTGCCGTCCAACTTCGACATCCGCAAGAGCCGCAGCCTGGGGATGCGGCTGATCTCCAGCCTGGCCGGACAGATCCGGGCCAGCGTGGACATCGACACCACTCCGAAGGGAACCGTTTTCCGGATCGAGCTGCCGGTGCCCGACGCGGTGCCGCTGCTGGAATCCTCAGCAGCCGAGGAGTTCGGCGGATGA
- a CDS encoding chemotaxis protein CheX, translated as MNGRRDMVELTDLERDALTELVNMGVGRAATHLSRMVSDQVLLSVPTVDIVSRQEASAFLSARERSGLVAVEQQFRGSFDGRAMLIFPEANSLELARAVLGGDLTLAEIVDLEQDALAEIGNIILNGCLVIVANALRDRLTISLPAVLRGDGANILKDKTGNSDELVLFLYIDFTIRSRSIRGYIALLMGVSSLEALKQLIHAFIEGIASEDPTSAGMPNGSHIA; from the coding sequence ATGAACGGGCGCCGAGACATGGTGGAACTGACCGACCTGGAGCGCGACGCGCTGACCGAGTTGGTGAACATGGGGGTCGGCCGCGCCGCAACCCATCTCAGCCGCATGGTCAGCGATCAGGTCCTGCTGTCCGTCCCGACCGTCGACATCGTCAGCCGGCAGGAGGCGTCGGCCTTTCTGAGCGCACGCGAGCGCAGCGGCCTGGTCGCGGTGGAACAGCAGTTCCGCGGTTCCTTCGACGGGCGCGCCATGCTGATCTTTCCGGAAGCCAACAGCTTGGAACTGGCCCGCGCGGTCCTGGGCGGCGACCTGACGCTGGCGGAGATCGTCGACCTGGAACAGGACGCCCTGGCGGAGATCGGCAACATCATCCTGAACGGCTGCCTCGTCATCGTCGCCAACGCACTGCGGGACCGGCTGACGATCTCGCTGCCGGCGGTGCTGCGCGGCGACGGCGCCAATATCCTGAAGGACAAGACCGGGAACAGCGACGAACTGGTGCTATTCCTTTATATAGACTTCACGATCCGCAGCCGCAGCATCCGCGGTTACATCGCCTTGCTGATGGGGGTGTCGTCGCTGGAAGCGCTGAAACAGCTGATCCATGCCTTCATCGAGGGCATCGCATCCGAAGACCCCACATCCGCCGGAATGCCCAATGGCTCCCACATTGCCTGA